CGGCGATCGTCCTCACCGACGCCATGCTCGGCCAGATGATGGAGACGCTCCGGCTGCCTGCGGCCGAGCGGCCCCGTCCAGAGACCGACGCATGGGCCGTCTCGGGAACGCGGGCAACCCGCAAGAACCTGATCACCTCGATCTATCTCGACGTGGCGCAGGAGGAGGCGATCAACCGCACGCTACAGGAGAAGTATGTGCGGATGCAGGTGGAGGCGCGCGCCGAGCCGTACCGGACCGACGACGCAGAGGTGGTTGTGATTGCCTATGGCGTGTCCAGTCGCGTCGCGCGGACCGCCGTCGATAAACTGCGCGCCGACGGCGTCAAGGCTGGCCTGTTTCGTCCCATTACCCTGGCGCCTTTCCCGGAGTCCGCCCTCTGCGCCGTGGCCGACGGACGCAAGCTGCTGGTGGTCGAGCTGAGTTGCGGACAGTTTCACAACGACGTGTTCTTCCATTTAGCCAAAGGGCTGGGGCGCGTCGCCGACGTTGGTCTGCTGAACCGGATGGGCGGGGGCCTGATTGCCGTGGATGAGGTGGTGGCGCGTGTGAAGGAGCTGTGAGATGGCGGTCAAAAAAACGGTAGGCATGTACCCGGCGTTCGAACGCAGCGGCACCTCGACCCGCGCCTCGCACTACTGCGCCGGCTGCGGACACGGGATCATCCACAAGCTCATCACTGAGGCCGTGACGGATCTGGGCATCGCGGACCGCGTCGTGATGGCCAATCCGATCGGCTGCGCGGTGTTCGGTTATTACTACTGGGACATCGGCAACATCGGCGCGGCCCACGGCCGCGCCGCCGCCGTCTGCACCGCCGTCAGCCGGACGTGCCCCGAAGCCATCGCCCTCGCGTATCAGGGCGACGGCGACCTCGGCGCGATCGGGTTCAACTGCTCGTTCCAGGCGGCGAACCGCGGCGAGCGCATGGCCACTTTTTTTGTGAACAACGCGACCTACGGCATGACCGGCGGACAAATGGCGCCAACCTCGCTGGAGGGGCAGAAGACGACCACCACACCGCGCGGCCGCGATGTGCTGAACGACGGCTACCCGCTGCACGTCTGCGAAGTGATCAACCAGCTCACGGCTCCGGTTTACATCGAACGGGTCTCGGTTGCCGACACCCGGCGGATCATGCAGGCCCGGCGGGCGATCCGCAAGGCGCTGGAGCTGCAGCGCGACGGCAAGGGCTATGCGTTTGTCGAGATCCTGTCGCCGTGTCCGACCAACATGGGAATGGATGCGGTCCAAGCGGCGCAGTTCACGAATGATAAGATGGAACAGGAGTTTCCGCTCGGCGTGTTCCGGGATCGGAGCGAAACGGCGGTCGCGCGACCCGCCGCCCCGGTCAGACCGGGTCCGGCGGCCTTCTTCACCAGCAATCCGGACGGTGCCAAAGACGCCGCGCCCGACCCGGCGTTCGTGGAACAGCGGCTGAAATTCGCCGGATTCGGCGGGCAGGGGATTCTCAGCCTGGGTCTGTACGTGGCGGAGGCCGGCCGTTTTGCTGGGCGCTACACGACCTGGTTTCCAAGCTATGGTCCGGAGCAGCGAGGCGGGGCCGCCTCGTGTTCGGTCGTCGTGGCGGGAAACCCCGTGGGGTCGCCTGCGGTTGACCACGCGGACGTGCTGATCTGCATGAACCAGCCCGCCTTTGAACGGTTTGCCAAGGACGTCAGGCCGGGCGGCTGGCTGATCGTCGATGCCTCGGTGCCGATTTCAGAAAAGCCGGCAGAGGTGCAGGTTGTCTCCTTCCCGGCGATTCAGTTTGCAACCGAACGCGGCATGCCGCGCTCGGCGAATGCGGTGATGCTGGCCGTTCTCGCGGCCAGCGGTGCCACCGGACTCGACCGCAGCGTGATGGAGCAGGCGCTCGCCGCGAGCTTCCAGAAAAAGCCGTCGCTCATCCCGAAAAACCTCGCGATCTTCGCTGCCGCTTATGAACAGGCGTGCGGGTGCTGACCTATGCGATCCTGTCTAATCTTTTCCATATTCTAGCTGAAGTGCCCGACAGCCAGGAGAAGCGGAGATTGTGGCGCGGCTGCCGGCTATCGATGAGCGGCGGGTTCCAGCCGCCGCCGACTGCATGGGCCTGGCAGGCCTATCGATTCACGGTCACACGG
This region of Lentisphaerota bacterium genomic DNA includes:
- the vorB gene encoding 3-methyl-2-oxobutanoate dehydrogenase subunit VorB produces the protein MVKFVKGNEAVVIGALYAGCDYYFGYPITPASEVAHAASAWFPAVGRGFLQAECETASINMVYGASAAGKQSMTASSGPGISLMQETLSYMAGAELPGVIVNVQRAGPGLGNIYPEQADYNQAVKGGGHGSYQCIVLAPGNVQEMCDLTMLAFELSFAYRNPAIVLTDAMLGQMMETLRLPAAERPRPETDAWAVSGTRATRKNLITSIYLDVAQEEAINRTLQEKYVRMQVEARAEPYRTDDAEVVVIAYGVSSRVARTAVDKLRADGVKAGLFRPITLAPFPESALCAVADGRKLLVVELSCGQFHNDVFFHLAKGLGRVADVGLLNRMGGGLIAVDEVVARVKEL
- a CDS encoding ketoisovalerate oxidoreductase, whose protein sequence is MAVKKTVGMYPAFERSGTSTRASHYCAGCGHGIIHKLITEAVTDLGIADRVVMANPIGCAVFGYYYWDIGNIGAAHGRAAAVCTAVSRTCPEAIALAYQGDGDLGAIGFNCSFQAANRGERMATFFVNNATYGMTGGQMAPTSLEGQKTTTTPRGRDVLNDGYPLHVCEVINQLTAPVYIERVSVADTRRIMQARRAIRKALELQRDGKGYAFVEILSPCPTNMGMDAVQAAQFTNDKMEQEFPLGVFRDRSETAVARPAAPVRPGPAAFFTSNPDGAKDAAPDPAFVEQRLKFAGFGGQGILSLGLYVAEAGRFAGRYTTWFPSYGPEQRGGAASCSVVVAGNPVGSPAVDHADVLICMNQPAFERFAKDVRPGGWLIVDASVPISEKPAEVQVVSFPAIQFATERGMPRSANAVMLAVLAASGATGLDRSVMEQALAASFQKKPSLIPKNLAIFAAAYEQACGC